In the Opitutia bacterium genome, one interval contains:
- a CDS encoding divalent-cation tolerance protein CutA — translation MIIAWTTTEKREDAERLARGAVEIRLAACAQIDGPITSFYHHEGKLERAEEFRLWFKCLPANASALSAWVHARHPYRTPQWIEVSAESVSEKYLSWAMANSSHGPFPTSKTP, via the coding sequence GTGATCATCGCTTGGACCACCACCGAAAAACGCGAGGATGCGGAGCGGCTGGCGCGTGGCGCGGTCGAGATCCGGCTGGCGGCCTGCGCCCAAATCGACGGCCCGATCACCTCGTTCTACCACCACGAGGGTAAACTCGAGCGCGCGGAGGAGTTTCGGCTGTGGTTTAAGTGCCTCCCGGCCAACGCCTCGGCTCTGAGCGCGTGGGTTCACGCCCGCCACCCTTATCGCACGCCGCAATGGATCGAGGTCAGCGCCGAGAGCGTGAGTGAAAAATACTTGTCATGGGCAATGGCCAACTCTAGCCATGGCCCCTTTCCAACGTCGAAAACACCTTAA
- the smpB gene encoding SsrA-binding protein SmpB has translation MAAKAHDSARFTEMRNPKALRDFFIHDKFEAGVKLVGTEVKSIRAGKAQITDAFCRLEKGEVWLYGAYIEEYSHGGLSQHAPRRVRKLLLKANEIRKLQQAVETGGRAIVALRMYFKEALVKVEIATASGKKQFDKREDLKKREQNLEARRALRHR, from the coding sequence ATGGCCGCCAAAGCCCACGACTCCGCCCGTTTCACCGAGATGCGCAATCCGAAGGCGCTGCGGGATTTCTTCATTCACGACAAATTCGAGGCGGGCGTGAAATTGGTCGGCACCGAGGTGAAGTCCATCCGCGCCGGCAAAGCGCAGATCACCGACGCGTTCTGCCGGCTTGAGAAAGGCGAAGTCTGGCTCTACGGCGCCTACATCGAGGAGTATTCGCACGGCGGCCTCTCGCAACATGCCCCGCGACGCGTGCGCAAGCTGCTCCTCAAAGCCAACGAAATCCGCAAACTCCAGCAGGCCGTCGAGACCGGCGGTCGCGCGATCGTGGCGCTGCGCATGTATTTCAAGGAAGCGCTGGTGAAGGTCGAGATCGCGACCGCGAGCGGCAAGAAGCAGTTCGACAAGCGCGAGGACCTCAAGAAGCGCGAGCAGAACCTCGAGGCGCGCCGCGCGCTGCGCCACCGCTGA
- a CDS encoding small basic protein, which yields MSQHNSLKSSGGLVVKRNVLKRFERVAILKKRGQWKDGDRVQGLRKTKPDV from the coding sequence ATGTCCCAGCACAACAGCCTCAAGTCTTCCGGCGGCCTCGTCGTGAAGCGCAATGTCCTCAAGCGCTTCGAGCGCGTCGCCATCCTCAAGAAGCGCGGCCAGTGGAAGGACGGCGATCGCGTGCAGGGTCTCCGCAAGACCAAGCCGGACGTTTGA
- the thrB gene encoding homoserine kinase: MKKRPTSRRPKTKARSPLQSVTVRVPGSTSNLGAGFDTLGLAVALYNDVTLRRTAEPGVHAATPDAIAGVDMASEAAAWFFARAGVPEFGFSFVVRGDVPMSRGLGSSVTLRAGIVAGLNELSGAGLDKDDLAELVTKLEGHPDNATPAVLGGFCVGRTDPSRGVLTGVVRRAIGKELVFVVVSPSQELETKKARGILPKEIPYFDAVRSINSASYVVAAFLSGEYDRLSHAVADFMHEPYRLPLIPGARDAIQAGVSAGALTGWLSGSGSSVMCVARPAKAAKVARAMVHAFAAAKVPSRSFRLHADNEGLRIVARAR; encoded by the coding sequence ATGAAGAAGAGGCCGACCTCACGCCGACCGAAAACGAAAGCCCGCAGCCCGCTGCAGTCCGTCACCGTTCGCGTGCCGGGCAGCACGTCGAATCTCGGCGCGGGCTTCGACACGCTTGGACTCGCAGTCGCCCTCTACAACGACGTCACCCTGCGCCGCACGGCCGAGCCGGGCGTGCACGCTGCGACGCCCGACGCCATCGCCGGCGTCGACATGGCGAGCGAGGCAGCGGCGTGGTTTTTTGCGCGCGCGGGCGTGCCGGAGTTCGGCTTTTCCTTCGTCGTCCGCGGTGACGTGCCGATGTCGCGCGGCCTCGGCTCGAGCGTCACGCTCCGCGCCGGCATCGTTGCCGGTCTCAACGAACTCAGCGGCGCCGGCCTCGACAAGGACGACCTCGCCGAACTCGTCACGAAGCTCGAAGGCCATCCCGACAACGCGACGCCTGCCGTGCTCGGCGGTTTCTGCGTTGGCCGCACCGATCCGAGTCGCGGCGTGCTCACGGGCGTCGTGCGCCGGGCGATCGGCAAGGAACTGGTGTTCGTCGTCGTCTCGCCCTCGCAGGAACTCGAAACCAAGAAGGCCCGCGGCATCCTGCCGAAAGAGATCCCGTATTTCGACGCCGTGCGGAGCATCAATAGCGCGAGCTACGTCGTGGCCGCGTTCCTCTCCGGTGAATACGATCGTCTCTCGCACGCCGTCGCCGATTTCATGCACGAGCCGTATCGCCTGCCGCTGATTCCCGGCGCGCGCGATGCGATCCAGGCCGGCGTCAGCGCCGGCGCGCTCACGGGCTGGTTGAGCGGCAGTGGTTCCAGCGTGATGTGCGTCGCTCGTCCCGCGAAAGCCGCGAAAGTGGCGCGCGCGATGGTGCACGCCTTCGCCGCCGCCAAGGTGCCGAGCCGGTCGTTCCGCCTCCACGCGGACAACGAGGGCCTGCGCATCGTCGCGCGCGCTCGCTAA
- a CDS encoding threonine synthase, protein MKFVSTRGQAPAVSFTEAVALGLAPDGGLYLPEALPDLTPRLRGWAQLSYADLCAEFMSVFATDVPEDVLARLAHRSYGRFTHPEIAPLRRLADNVYVLELFHGPTLAFKDFALQFLGNFYGWHCEQTGRSLNVLGATSGDTGAAAIHGLLGKPRTAIFILYPDGRVSPLQERQMACTGAANVHALALEGTFDDAQRLLKDAFGDREFAAQHHLSAVNSINLARVLAQCVYYLHAWLHLPEAQRENLEFVVPTGNFGNVFAGWLLERMGVPIAGFKVATNQNDILHRFFTTGEYRVGAVHPSLAPSMDIQVASNFERWLYYHFDEDAAKVRATMDELKHTGATQVPDFNTHVFSSSRSTDVDIKANIQRIHGRNGYVLDPHTACGFQDLNPTRTSVVLATAHPAKFPDALRDAIGVEPTHPTLEALKSKPLVKHRVPTDLAALKEFIRAHGV, encoded by the coding sequence ATGAAATTCGTCTCCACGCGAGGCCAGGCACCTGCCGTTTCCTTCACCGAAGCGGTCGCCCTCGGCTTGGCGCCGGACGGCGGCCTCTATCTCCCGGAGGCGTTGCCCGACCTCACGCCCCGCCTGCGTGGCTGGGCGCAGCTCAGCTACGCGGACCTCTGCGCGGAGTTCATGTCGGTCTTCGCCACGGATGTGCCGGAAGACGTTCTCGCGCGCCTCGCGCATCGTTCCTACGGCCGCTTCACGCATCCCGAGATCGCGCCGCTGCGCCGCCTCGCGGACAACGTCTACGTGCTCGAGCTGTTCCACGGGCCGACGCTCGCGTTCAAGGATTTCGCGCTGCAGTTCCTCGGCAACTTCTACGGCTGGCACTGCGAACAGACCGGCCGCAGCCTCAACGTCCTCGGCGCGACGTCCGGCGACACCGGCGCCGCCGCGATCCACGGCCTGCTCGGCAAGCCGCGCACCGCGATCTTCATCCTCTATCCGGACGGCCGCGTCTCGCCGCTGCAGGAGCGCCAGATGGCGTGCACCGGAGCGGCGAACGTCCACGCCCTCGCGCTCGAGGGCACGTTCGACGATGCGCAGCGGCTCCTGAAGGACGCATTCGGCGATCGCGAGTTCGCTGCGCAGCATCACCTTTCGGCGGTCAACTCCATCAACCTCGCGCGCGTGCTCGCGCAGTGCGTCTATTACCTGCACGCGTGGCTGCACCTGCCGGAGGCGCAGCGCGAGAACCTCGAGTTCGTCGTGCCGACCGGCAACTTCGGCAACGTCTTCGCCGGCTGGTTGCTCGAGCGCATGGGCGTGCCGATCGCGGGCTTCAAGGTCGCGACCAACCAGAACGACATTCTCCATCGCTTCTTCACGACCGGCGAATACCGCGTCGGCGCCGTGCACCCGAGCCTCGCGCCGTCGATGGACATCCAGGTCGCGTCGAACTTCGAGCGCTGGCTCTACTACCACTTCGACGAGGATGCGGCGAAGGTGCGGGCGACGATGGACGAGCTGAAGCACACCGGCGCGACCCAAGTGCCGGACTTCAACACGCACGTCTTCAGCTCGTCGCGCTCCACCGACGTGGACATCAAGGCGAACATCCAGCGCATCCACGGACGCAACGGCTACGTCCTCGATCCTCACACCGCGTGCGGTTTCCAGGATTTGAACCCGACGCGCACGAGCGTCGTGCTCGCCACGGCGCATCCGGCGAAATTCCCCGACGCGCTCCGCGACGCCATCGGCGTCGAGCCGACACACCCGACCCTCGAGGCGCTGAAGTCCAAGCCGCTCGTGAAGCACCGCGTGCCGACCGATCTCGCCGCGTTGAAGGAATTCATCCGCGCGCACGGCGTGTGA
- a CDS encoding CocE/NonD family hydrolase: MRVLHAAGLLLAGVLGFLVVHAQTSPLAPDIPAKFTPPTDDYDYVKRVEMIPMRDGVKLHTIIVIPKGAKRAPMLLTRTPYDAANRASRTKSPRMLATLSLADEVFTADGYIRVYQDVRGKHGSEGEYVMTRPPRGPLNDSKVDHTTDAWDTIDWLVKNVPESNGRVGMIGSSYEGFTVVMALLDPHPALKVAAPESPMIDGWMGDDWFHYGAFRQVNFDYFTGQLGGKSKGDRAVRGDVDDYDNLRRLGSAGAFALATGIDQLPWWKKLIEHTSYDAFWQEQALDRLLAKVPLTVPTLWLSGLWDQEDIWGAVHAYPVMEGKDTDNTKNFLVLGPWYHSQIGRDGSTLGPLRWEGDTALQVRRDIIKPLFDQYLKDNAPRSNTPPVFVYNTGENRWEKYERWPLAGGDSTVKPTPLYLGANGALGFTAPSATADAFDEYVSDPAKPVPYLPRPVKFSDGDAWRRWLVTDQRFVADRPDVLVYQTEPLTSPVHIAGAPVVHLLAATSGTDSDWVVKVIDVFPDEYPSRPEFGGYQLPISLEIFRGRYRESFEKPAALESGRPLAYTFALPHANHVFQPGHRIMVQIQSTLFPLYDRNPQKFVPNIFLAAPGDYQKATQRIYRGGTGGTFIDLPIVSQ; encoded by the coding sequence ATGAGAGTTCTCCACGCTGCCGGCCTGCTCCTCGCAGGCGTCCTTGGTTTCCTCGTTGTCCACGCGCAGACGTCGCCGCTCGCGCCCGACATCCCTGCGAAATTCACGCCGCCGACCGACGACTACGATTACGTCAAACGCGTCGAAATGATCCCGATGCGCGATGGCGTGAAACTCCACACGATCATCGTCATCCCGAAAGGCGCCAAGCGCGCTCCGATGCTCCTCACGCGCACGCCCTACGATGCGGCCAATCGCGCCAGCCGCACGAAGTCGCCCCGCATGCTCGCCACGCTTTCGCTGGCCGACGAGGTGTTCACGGCCGACGGTTACATCCGCGTCTATCAAGACGTGCGCGGCAAGCACGGCTCCGAGGGCGAATACGTGATGACGCGCCCGCCCCGCGGCCCGCTCAACGACAGCAAGGTCGACCACACCACCGATGCGTGGGACACGATCGATTGGCTCGTGAAAAACGTGCCCGAATCCAACGGTCGCGTCGGCATGATCGGCTCATCCTACGAGGGTTTCACGGTCGTGATGGCTCTGCTCGATCCGCACCCGGCCTTGAAGGTCGCCGCGCCGGAGAGCCCGATGATCGACGGCTGGATGGGCGACGACTGGTTCCACTACGGCGCGTTCCGCCAGGTGAATTTCGACTACTTCACCGGCCAGCTGGGCGGAAAATCCAAAGGCGACCGCGCCGTGCGCGGCGACGTCGACGATTACGACAACCTGCGCCGTCTCGGCTCGGCCGGCGCCTTCGCGCTCGCCACCGGCATCGATCAGCTGCCGTGGTGGAAAAAGCTGATCGAGCATACGAGCTACGACGCGTTCTGGCAGGAGCAGGCGCTCGATCGGTTGCTCGCGAAGGTTCCGCTGACCGTGCCGACGCTGTGGCTCAGCGGCCTGTGGGACCAGGAGGACATCTGGGGCGCCGTGCACGCGTATCCCGTGATGGAAGGCAAGGACACCGACAACACGAAGAACTTCCTCGTGCTCGGCCCGTGGTATCACAGCCAGATCGGCCGCGACGGCAGCACGCTCGGCCCGCTGCGTTGGGAGGGCGACACGGCGCTCCAAGTCCGCCGCGACATCATCAAGCCGCTCTTCGATCAATACCTGAAGGACAACGCGCCGCGTTCGAACACACCACCTGTTTTCGTCTACAACACCGGCGAGAATCGTTGGGAGAAATACGAACGTTGGCCGCTCGCCGGCGGCGACAGCACCGTGAAGCCGACACCGCTTTACCTCGGCGCGAACGGCGCGCTTGGTTTCACGGCGCCATCCGCCACCGCGGACGCGTTCGACGAATACGTTTCCGACCCCGCCAAACCGGTCCCGTATTTGCCGCGTCCCGTGAAGTTCAGCGATGGCGACGCGTGGCGCCGCTGGCTCGTGACCGACCAACGCTTCGTCGCCGATCGTCCCGACGTGCTCGTCTACCAGACCGAGCCGCTCACCTCGCCGGTGCATATCGCGGGCGCGCCGGTGGTGCACTTGCTCGCCGCCACGAGCGGCACGGACAGCGATTGGGTCGTGAAGGTCATCGACGTTTTCCCGGACGAGTATCCGTCGCGCCCCGAGTTCGGCGGCTATCAGCTGCCAATCTCGCTCGAGATTTTCCGTGGCCGTTATCGCGAGAGCTTCGAGAAGCCCGCGGCGCTCGAGTCGGGCAGACCGCTCGCTTACACCTTCGCGCTGCCGCACGCGAACCACGTCTTCCAGCCCGGGCATCGCATCATGGTGCAGATCCAGTCGACGCTGTTTCCGCTCTACGATCGCAACCCGCAGAAGTTCGTCCCGAACATCTTTCTCGCGGCGCCCGGCGATTACCAAAAAGCCACGCAGCGCATCTACCGCGGCGGCACCGGTGGCACCTTCATCGACCTGCCGATCGTGTCGCAGTAG
- the plsY gene encoding glycerol-3-phosphate 1-O-acyltransferase PlsY: MSNFWITVTALAGYLLGALPFGYLVAKAHGVDIFKAGSGNPGATNVKRVLGSKAGNTVLALDMLKGAVATAWPLLPFVDEERKIVLQLIGVVGAVIGHAFSVFTRFKGGKSVATAAGGLFVLIPGAGLIAAATWVVTFYASRYVSLASILAAVAIITASWLLHYHVAVAVIATVLASFVILRHHENIRRLLNGTENRFVKKSAEPTADGKNSSA, from the coding sequence ATGAGTAATTTCTGGATCACCGTCACTGCGCTAGCCGGCTATTTGCTGGGTGCTCTGCCGTTCGGTTACCTCGTCGCGAAGGCGCACGGCGTCGATATTTTCAAGGCTGGCAGCGGCAACCCCGGCGCGACGAACGTGAAGCGCGTCCTCGGTTCCAAGGCCGGCAACACCGTGCTCGCGCTCGACATGCTCAAGGGCGCCGTTGCGACCGCTTGGCCGCTGCTCCCGTTCGTCGACGAAGAGCGCAAGATCGTCCTCCAACTCATCGGCGTGGTCGGCGCCGTGATCGGGCACGCCTTCTCGGTTTTCACCCGCTTCAAAGGCGGCAAGAGCGTCGCGACTGCGGCGGGCGGCCTGTTCGTGCTCATCCCCGGTGCCGGCCTCATCGCAGCAGCGACTTGGGTCGTGACTTTCTACGCGTCGCGTTACGTGTCGCTCGCGTCGATCCTCGCCGCGGTCGCCATCATCACCGCCAGTTGGCTGCTGCACTATCACGTGGCGGTCGCCGTCATCGCCACGGTCCTCGCGTCGTTCGTCATTCTTCGGCACCACGAGAACATCCGCCGCCTGCTCAACGGCACCGAGAATCGCTTCGTCAAAAAGTCCGCCGAGCCCACCGCGGACGGGAAGAATTCCTCCGCGTAG
- a CDS encoding DNA-directed RNA polymerase subunit omega, whose protein sequence is MRDEYIKDAQKVIQDPNVLINVVSRRVKQLRRGSRPLVESLEKLSPEDIALREIIEGKISYEVTHA, encoded by the coding sequence ATGAGAGACGAATACATCAAGGACGCCCAAAAGGTTATCCAGGACCCGAATGTGCTGATCAATGTGGTGTCGCGCCGCGTGAAGCAGCTCCGCCGGGGCAGCCGTCCGCTCGTGGAGTCGCTCGAAAAGCTGAGCCCCGAAGACATCGCCCTGCGCGAGATCATCGAAGGCAAGATCAGCTACGAAGTGACGCACGCCTGA
- a CDS encoding aspartate kinase — protein MALIVQKYGGTSVGDVERIKNVAARIKITRDAGHQVVVVVSARAGVTNELIARAKAVNARPDAREMDMLLAVGEQETIALTAMALHALEVPAVSYTGPQAGIVTDLAHTKAKIQNIIPTALRKDLDAGKVVIVAGFQGLNEKGQITTLGRGGSDLTAIALAAALRADKCEIYTDVDGVYTADPRHVPEATKLEEISYDEMLELASQGSKVMQSRSVEFAKKYGVVFEVRSSFNHNPGTIVKEEVAYMEKVVVRGVAVDKDQAKVVVSNLPDKPGTAAAVLRSLADANVNVDMIVQNVGSHGVATLTFTVPKDDAHQAVKILPGIFKKLGGGEVAAYDNIAKLSVVGVGMRTHAGVAAQMFEALAEKSINIELITTSEIKVTLAIARERADDAQRAVHKAFGLGKAS, from the coding sequence ATGGCTCTCATCGTTCAAAAATACGGCGGCACCTCCGTGGGTGACGTCGAGCGCATCAAGAACGTCGCCGCCCGCATCAAGATCACGCGCGACGCCGGCCACCAAGTGGTCGTCGTCGTGTCGGCTCGCGCGGGCGTGACGAATGAACTGATCGCGCGCGCCAAAGCCGTGAACGCCCGTCCCGACGCCCGCGAGATGGACATGCTCCTCGCCGTCGGCGAACAGGAGACGATCGCGCTCACCGCGATGGCGTTGCACGCGCTTGAGGTGCCCGCGGTATCCTACACCGGCCCGCAGGCCGGCATCGTGACCGACCTCGCGCACACCAAGGCGAAAATCCAAAACATCATCCCCACCGCGCTGCGCAAGGACCTCGACGCCGGCAAAGTCGTCATCGTCGCCGGTTTCCAGGGCCTCAACGAAAAGGGCCAGATCACCACGCTCGGTCGCGGCGGTTCCGACCTCACCGCCATCGCGCTCGCCGCCGCGCTTCGCGCCGACAAGTGCGAGATCTACACCGACGTCGACGGCGTCTACACCGCCGACCCGCGCCACGTGCCGGAAGCGACCAAGCTCGAGGAAATTTCCTACGACGAGATGCTCGAACTCGCCTCGCAGGGCTCGAAGGTCATGCAGTCGCGCTCCGTCGAGTTCGCCAAGAAATACGGCGTCGTTTTCGAAGTCCGCTCCAGCTTTAACCACAACCCGGGAACCATCGTGAAAGAAGAAGTCGCTTACATGGAAAAGGTCGTCGTCCGCGGCGTCGCCGTCGACAAGGACCAGGCCAAGGTCGTCGTCAGCAACCTGCCCGACAAGCCCGGCACGGCCGCCGCGGTTCTCCGCTCGCTCGCCGACGCCAACGTCAACGTCGACATGATCGTGCAGAACGTCGGCTCCCACGGCGTCGCGACGCTCACCTTCACGGTTCCGAAGGACGACGCCCACCAAGCGGTCAAGATTCTCCCCGGCATCTTCAAGAAACTCGGCGGCGGCGAAGTCGCGGCTTACGACAATATCGCCAAGCTCTCCGTCGTCGGCGTCGGCATGCGCACGCACGCCGGCGTGGCGGCCCAGATGTTCGAGGCGCTCGCCGAAAAGAGCATCAACATCGAGCTCATCACCACCTCCGAGATCAAGGTCACGCTCGCCATTGCCCGCGAACGCGCCGACGACGCCCAGCGCGCCGTGCACAAGGCGTTCGGACTCGGGAAAGCGTCCTGA